The DNA segment TTGCTTGCGCGCTAGCCCCGATTCATCCAAGCCCGTACCGCGTCCAAGGCAATCTTTCAAGGATACGTTGAGTAAACAGCTGGTCAGCAGACTGGCGGAAGAGGTGTTGCCAATGCCCATTTCTCCGAGACTAATCAGATTCCCTCCCTGTGCACGATAATCCCGAATCAACTGAGCTCCCACCGAGATCGCTTGAATACATTGGTTGGGCGTCATGGCCACTTCTGTAAGGAAATTACGCGTACCTTGAGAAATTTTTGCTGAGATGAGGTTTGAATTAGAAGGCAACTCGCCACAAACTCCAGCATCAATGATTTTCCAGTCCCAGCCGTTTTGTCGACAAAATACGTTGACTGCAGCTCCTCCACTGAGGAAATTCAGGACCATCTGGCGGGTGACTTCCTGGGGATAGGCGCTGACTCTGCTCTCGGCAATTCCATGGTCTGCAGCGAAGAGAAACAGGGTAGGATTTTTGATTTGAGGGGTCAGGTTCTGCTGAATTTGACCAAGCTGTAGCGCCAATATTTCCAGTTGTCCCAAGGCGTGGAGTGGCTTGGTTTTCTGGTCAATTTTTAGTTGAAGAGCTTCCTGTTGTTCTGTGGAACGAGGTGAAATCCGAAATGCTGAGCTGAGTGTGTGGAGATCTGTAGAAATTTCAGGCAAAGCGTGGGGACCGTTTTTCGAGGAAAGCAGACAGTCCTTCTTGTCCATCAGAATGCTCAACAGTGCGAACCAGGTTCTGACGTTCGTGTTCCAGTTGGGTTTCGAGCGGAGTGTTCCAGGATTCGTTGAGCAGTTGTTTAACAGTTGCAAATGCGTGGCTGGAGCGGTCAGACAAACGGCTTGCCCAACTCAGGGTCTCTGCTGTGAGTTGATCAGGAGACACAACTCGGTTGACCAATCCCCAGTTCAGTGCTTGTTCTGCGGAGATCCATTCATCTAATGCTGCAATCTCCAGGGCACGTCCAAGTCCAACTAAACGTGGAAGGAACCAAGTTCCTCCGCCATCCAAACAGAGTCCCTGACTGGTGAAGGCTTGTTTCAGACGCGCTGTCTCGGCCATCAGTCGAAAGTCGCAGGCCAGAGCGAGGGAGAAACCGCCTCCGGC comes from the SAR324 cluster bacterium genome and includes:
- the cobT gene encoding nicotinate-nucleotide--dimethylbenzimidazole phosphoribosyltransferase yields the protein MDKKDCLLSSKNGPHALPEISTDLHTLSSAFRISPRSTEQQEALQLKIDQKTKPLHALGQLEILALQLGQIQQNLTPQIKNPTLFLFAADHGIAESRVSAYPQEVTRQMVLNFLSGGAAVNVFCRQNGWDWKIIDAGVCGELPSNSNLISAKISQGTRNFLTEVAMTPNQCIQAISVGAQLIRDYRAQGGNLISLGEMGIGNTSSASLLTSCLLNVSLKDCLGRGTGLDESGLARKQHLLQQGLEFHQDIQNPWEVLATFGGFELAMLCGAAMQAAELQITILVDGFIVSAALLPALLSYPHLIDYCIFAHCSRELGHRHLLDAIGATPLLDLNLALGEGSGAALALPLLESAVRFLNEMASFESAGVSQACP
- a CDS encoding enoyl-CoA hydratase/isomerase family protein, whose protein sequence is MSPVRLEQQDSLAWLHLQRPEACNAFTREMARELLEHLFQLRQDESVKIVAITGEGTVFSAGGDLKWISAHPQGPSMAFHELATRVHLCITEIRRFPKPILAVINGTAAGGGFSLALACDFRLMAETARLKQAFTSQGLCLDGGGTWFLPRLVGLGRALEIAALDEWISAEQALNWGLVNRVVSPDQLTAETLSWASRLSDRSSHAFATVKQLLNESWNTPLETQLEHERQNLVRTVEHSDGQEGLSAFLEKRSPRFA